The following coding sequences are from one Lolium rigidum isolate FL_2022 chromosome 6, APGP_CSIRO_Lrig_0.1, whole genome shotgun sequence window:
- the LOC124659882 gene encoding histone H3.2 produces MARTKQTARKSTGGKAPRKQLATKAARKSAPATGGVKKPHRFRPGTVALREIRKYQKSTELLIRKLPFQRLVREIAQDFKTDLRFQSSAVSALQEAAEAYLVGLFEDTNLCAIHAKRVTIMPKDIQLARRIRGERA; encoded by the coding sequence ATGGCCCGCACCAAGCAGACGGCGCGCAAGTCCACCGGCGGCAAGGCCCCGAGGAAGCAGCTGGCGACCAAGGCGGCGCGCAAGTCGGCCCCTGCCACCGGCGGCGTGAAGAAGCCGCACCGCTTCCGCCCCGGCACCGTCGCGCTCCGCGAGATCCGCAAGTACCAGAAGAGCACGGAGCTGCTCATCCGCAAGCTCCCCTTCCAGCGCCTCGTCCGCGAGATCGCGCAGGACTTCAAGACCGACCTCCGCTTCCAGAGCTCCGCCGTCTCCGCGCTGCAGGAGGCCGCCGAGGCCTACCTCGTCGGCCTCTTCGAGGACACCAACCTCTGCGCCATCCACGCCAAGCGCGTCACCATCATGCCCAAGGACATCCAGCTCGCCCGACGCATCCGCGGCGAACGCGCCTAG